In Sphingobacteriaceae bacterium, the following proteins share a genomic window:
- a CDS encoding SsrA-binding protein — protein sequence MSNTVNIENRRAKFDYQFLDTLTAGLVLKGTEIKAIREGKAGLSDSYCYFRNDELFVKNFHISEYADASFYQHEPLRERKLLLTKQELSKLLKRVKDSGLTVVPIKLFINDKGFAKLNIALAKGKKAYDKRDDIKKKDIEREMNRKF from the coding sequence ATAAGCAATACCGTTAATATAGAAAATCGCAGGGCAAAGTTTGACTACCAGTTTTTAGATACACTTACTGCAGGACTTGTATTGAAAGGAACAGAGATCAAAGCTATCCGTGAAGGAAAAGCAGGACTCTCTGATAGTTATTGTTATTTCAGGAATGATGAGTTATTCGTAAAGAATTTTCATATCAGTGAATATGCAGACGCTTCATTTTACCAGCACGAACCCCTGCGCGAACGCAAATTGTTGCTCACTAAACAGGAGCTCAGTAAATTGCTGAAGCGGGTAAAAGATTCTGGCTTAACGGTTGTTCCGATAAAACTATTTATCAACGATAAAGGTTTTGCTAAGCTGAACATTGCCCTGGCAAAGGGTAAAAAAGCTTACGATAAACGTGACGATATCAAGAAAAAAGACATTGAACGCGAAATGAACAGGAAATTTTAA
- a CDS encoding excinuclease ABC subunit B (The UvrABC repair system catalyzes the recognition and processing of DNA lesions. The beta-hairpin of the Uvr-B subunit is inserted between the strands, where it probes for the presence of a lesion), whose product MAFQLTSEFEPTGDQPMAIKQLVDGINSNTQHQVLLGVTGSGKTFTAANVIAQVDKPTLVLCHNKTLAAQLYAEFKQFFPNNAVEYFVSYYDYYQPEAYLPTTGTYIEKDLAINEEIEKCRLSASSSLLSGRRDVIVVSSVSCIYGIGNPTDFKQNIIVVEKGQTISRNKLLYKFVGSLYSRTTGDFNRGTFRVKGDTVDINLPYVDFCVRIVFFGDEIESIETFDNVNNHIIKKHESFTVFPANLFVTAPDTLKNAMVSIAEDMKKQVEFFLQQDKTLEAKRIEERVNFDLEMMRELGYCSGIENYSRYFDGRLPGTRPFCLMDYFPKDFLLIVDESHVTLPQVRAMFGGDLARKVNLVEYGFRLPSALDNRPLKFEEFYSIVNQVIYVSATPAEYELQEAEGIVVEQLIRPTGILDPLIDIRPCANQVDDLLDEIHKVAALDERILVTTLTKRMAEELTKYLTKLNVRCRYIHSEVDTLERVEILRQLRAGMFDVLIGINLLREGLDLPEVSLVAILDADKEGFLRNERSLVQTVGRAARNVNGRVIMYADRITESMQLTIDETMRRRKKQIEYNFVNKITPVQAGRKKMALSQFGGVEVTVNGKLVKAYAESEEISLAADPVVQYMNADELKKQIGKIKSSMIRAAKEMDFVEAARLRDEMYALEKMLQSKEE is encoded by the coding sequence ATGGCATTTCAACTTACCTCCGAATTTGAGCCAACCGGTGATCAGCCGATGGCCATAAAACAATTAGTAGACGGAATTAATTCCAATACCCAGCACCAGGTACTACTTGGTGTTACCGGTTCTGGAAAAACTTTTACGGCTGCGAATGTAATTGCGCAGGTGGATAAACCGACGCTTGTATTGTGTCACAATAAAACTCTGGCAGCACAGCTTTACGCCGAGTTCAAACAGTTTTTTCCAAATAATGCTGTTGAATATTTTGTGAGTTATTACGACTACTACCAGCCGGAAGCTTATCTGCCAACTACCGGAACTTATATTGAAAAGGATCTGGCTATTAATGAGGAAATTGAAAAATGCCGTTTGAGTGCTTCCAGCTCTTTACTGTCCGGCCGTCGCGATGTGATCGTTGTAAGTTCAGTAAGTTGTATTTATGGTATTGGTAATCCTACGGACTTTAAGCAAAATATAATTGTTGTAGAAAAAGGTCAAACGATTTCAAGAAATAAATTGCTTTACAAATTTGTAGGGTCTTTGTATTCGCGCACTACTGGTGATTTTAACCGCGGAACATTTCGTGTAAAAGGAGATACCGTAGATATTAACCTGCCTTACGTGGACTTTTGCGTGCGGATTGTATTTTTTGGCGATGAGATTGAAAGCATAGAAACTTTTGACAACGTTAATAATCACATCATTAAAAAGCATGAGAGTTTTACCGTTTTCCCTGCGAACCTTTTTGTAACCGCTCCTGACACTTTAAAGAATGCCATGGTAAGCATTGCAGAAGACATGAAAAAGCAGGTAGAGTTTTTTTTGCAACAAGATAAAACTCTGGAAGCTAAACGTATTGAAGAACGTGTGAATTTTGATTTGGAGATGATGCGTGAACTTGGCTATTGCAGCGGGATTGAGAATTACTCTCGGTATTTTGATGGCAGACTTCCAGGCACACGCCCCTTTTGTTTAATGGATTATTTTCCAAAAGATTTTTTACTAATTGTGGATGAGAGTCATGTTACCTTGCCACAAGTGCGCGCGATGTTTGGAGGTGATTTGGCACGCAAAGTAAATCTTGTAGAATATGGATTTCGTTTGCCATCTGCATTGGATAATCGTCCTTTAAAATTTGAAGAGTTTTACAGCATCGTGAACCAGGTGATTTATGTTAGTGCTACTCCTGCGGAATATGAATTGCAGGAAGCTGAAGGAATTGTGGTTGAGCAATTGATCAGACCTACCGGAATTTTAGATCCTCTAATCGATATTCGCCCTTGCGCCAACCAGGTAGATGATTTATTGGATGAGATTCATAAAGTAGCTGCTTTGGACGAACGTATACTGGTGACCACCTTAACGAAACGTATGGCAGAAGAACTTACAAAATACCTCACGAAACTGAATGTCCGTTGCCGTTACATTCATAGTGAAGTAGATACTCTTGAACGGGTGGAAATTCTGCGTCAGTTAAGGGCAGGGATGTTTGATGTGTTGATCGGGATTAATTTATTGCGCGAAGGTTTGGATTTACCCGAAGTGTCGCTGGTAGCTATTTTAGATGCAGACAAAGAAGGCTTTTTGAGAAATGAACGAAGCCTTGTGCAAACGGTGGGACGGGCAGCAAGAAATGTAAACGGAAGAGTGATCATGTATGCCGACCGGATCACAGAGAGTATGCAGTTGACTATTGATGAGACCATGCGTCGTCGCAAAAAGCAGATTGAGTATAATTTTGTAAACAAAATAACTCCTGTTCAGGCTGGGCGTAAGAAAATGGCGCTCTCACAATTTGGTGGGGTAGAAGTAACCGTTAATGGAAAACTGGTAAAAGCCTATGCAGAATCTGAAGAGATAAGTTTAGCAGCTGATCCGGTGGTTCAGTATATGAATGCGGATGAATTGAAAAAACAAATTGGGAAAATAAAATCGTCGATGATACGCGCCGCAAAAGAAATGGATTTTGTGGAAGCCGCGCGTTTACGGGATGAAATGTATGCTCTGGAGAAGATGCTGCAATCTAAGGAGGAGTAA
- a CDS encoding GNAT family N-acetyltransferase yields the protein MLILATSQIYTFLMQDVKLIPAEPKDIALIAALAELTWNQHYPAIISQQQINYMLEKMYSFESLEEQMTQKGHMFFLIAAANETIGFISVHRENENDWFLNKFYIDQNKAGKGIGAVVFEAVKKTINPAKITLTVNRQNFKSLNFYFKMGFKIERVADFDIGNGYVMNDFVMTWQKEKH from the coding sequence TTGCTTATCTTAGCCACAAGTCAAATTTACACATTTTTAATGCAGGATGTAAAATTAATACCCGCTGAACCAAAAGATATAGCGTTGATTGCAGCTCTGGCTGAACTCACATGGAATCAGCATTACCCGGCCATTATAAGTCAACAGCAAATTAATTATATGCTCGAAAAAATGTACAGTTTTGAGAGCCTTGAGGAACAAATGACTCAAAAAGGGCATATGTTTTTTCTTATCGCAGCGGCAAACGAAACTATTGGTTTCATTTCCGTTCACAGAGAAAATGAGAATGACTGGTTTCTCAATAAATTTTACATCGATCAGAATAAAGCGGGGAAAGGCATCGGAGCAGTGGTGTTCGAAGCAGTAAAAAAAACCATTAATCCCGCCAAAATAACCTTAACTGTGAACCGTCAGAATTTTAAATCGCTTAATTTTTATTTTAAGATGGGATTTAAGATTGAGCGTGTTGCCGATTTTGATATCGGAAATGGTTATGTGATGAATGATTTCGTGATGACCTGGCAAAAAGAAAAACACTAA
- a CDS encoding peptidase M15, which translates to MKHINILVLSLVLTACNIEEHNHVYRIKKQIVYEIAEMDSTGNKKNPAHNPDTSYVEFLFKTYDLVNIKSLDSSIKVNLMYADTLNFLKYNLYDGLRNAYFNCETALKVAAAQYYLKQLNPDLSLLILDASRPQHIQQIMWDSLKMHPDKKIVYLSRPEETSMHNYGCAVDLTLINTRTNQWLDMGTDFDFFGNLSEPIYEARFLKSGELSQEAYQNRLLLRKVMLLAKMNPITSEWWHFSLCTKAEASAKYRLIK; encoded by the coding sequence TTGAAACATATTAACATCCTTGTCTTAAGTTTAGTTCTCACTGCCTGCAACATAGAAGAGCACAATCATGTATACAGGATCAAAAAACAAATTGTTTACGAGATCGCCGAAATGGATAGTACAGGAAATAAAAAAAATCCGGCTCACAATCCTGATACTTCCTACGTAGAATTTCTTTTCAAGACTTACGATCTGGTAAATATCAAGTCGCTGGATTCGAGTATAAAAGTTAATTTGATGTATGCCGATACGCTTAATTTTTTAAAGTACAATTTGTACGACGGTCTCCGCAATGCTTATTTTAACTGCGAAACAGCACTCAAAGTGGCGGCTGCTCAGTATTATTTAAAACAACTTAATCCTGATTTAAGTCTGCTGATCCTCGATGCTTCGCGCCCCCAACACATTCAGCAAATCATGTGGGATAGTTTAAAAATGCATCCGGATAAAAAAATAGTCTACCTTTCCCGCCCCGAGGAAACCTCGATGCACAATTATGGTTGCGCCGTAGATCTAACCCTCATAAACACCAGAACCAACCAATGGCTGGATATGGGCACAGACTTCGACTTTTTTGGAAATTTATCGGAACCTATTTATGAAGCAAGATTTTTAAAAAGCGGGGAATTAAGCCAGGAAGCTTACCAGAACCGGCTTTTGCTTCGTAAGGTGATGTTACTTGCTAAAATGAATCCTATTACCAGTGAATGGTGGCATTTCAGTTTGTGTACCAAGGCCGAAGCTAGTGCCAAGTATAGATTGATAAAGTAG
- a CDS encoding restriction endonuclease subunit R — MQIFDFIRKKWLVLTPEEWVRQHVLNYLVTEKKFIASSISVEKELILNDIKKRYDIVVYNRELKPYLIIECKAPYIELDRLVVEQALRYNLTVKADLLMITNGVSDLIFNSKNEIVDLPQHILI; from the coding sequence ATGCAGATCTTTGATTTTATCCGTAAAAAATGGTTGGTCTTAACCCCTGAAGAATGGGTAAGACAGCATGTTTTAAATTACCTGGTAACCGAAAAAAAATTCATTGCATCCTCCATTTCTGTAGAGAAAGAACTCATTCTAAACGATATTAAAAAACGTTACGATATTGTAGTGTACAACCGCGAGCTTAAACCTTATCTCATTATAGAATGCAAGGCGCCTTATATCGAATTGGATCGTTTGGTAGTAGAACAGGCTCTCCGCTATAATCTCACCGTTAAAGCCGATCTGTTAATGATCACAAATGGAGTCAGCGACCTCATCTTCAATTCAAAAAATGAAATAGTAGACCTGCCTCAACATATCCTCATCTGA
- the dnaN gene encoding DNA polymerase III subunit beta, producing MNFVVSASTLLKHLKSIGGVLNSSNTIPILDCFLFEINKNELTLSASDMETTITTTVKVDSNDSGSIAVPAKTLLDSLANLPEQPISFIVDKTKHSIKLKTETGDYNISGQNGTEYPKMPKLESQTSIVIKSDVLASAINKTIFATGNDDLRPVMSGVFCQFSEVNSIFVATDAHKLVRYTRNDAKAGASASFIMPKKPLNVLKTLLTGVDDAVKVEFNKTNALFSFGNVNLICRLIDGKYPNYEAVIPKQNPNKLTVDRSAFLGALKRVSVFSNKATHQIRVKVTGSQLRVSAEDLDFANEGHELLTCTYVGEDMEIGFNSRFLVEMVSNLDCDEIVIEMSAPNRAGIILPNNKSNPGEDVLMLVMPVMLNN from the coding sequence ATGAATTTTGTTGTTTCCGCGTCAACCTTATTAAAACATTTGAAATCTATTGGTGGGGTTTTAAACTCCAGTAACACCATTCCGATTTTAGATTGTTTTTTATTTGAGATAAATAAAAATGAGTTGACGTTATCAGCAAGTGATATGGAAACTACTATAACAACCACTGTAAAAGTAGATTCAAATGATAGTGGTAGTATTGCGGTTCCTGCTAAAACACTTTTAGATTCTTTGGCAAACCTTCCGGAGCAACCGATCTCTTTTATCGTTGACAAAACAAAACACTCCATAAAACTTAAAACAGAAACGGGTGATTACAATATCTCGGGACAAAACGGAACAGAGTATCCGAAGATGCCGAAGTTAGAGTCACAGACTTCAATTGTTATAAAAAGTGATGTGCTTGCAAGCGCTATCAACAAAACTATTTTTGCAACCGGTAACGATGATCTTCGTCCTGTTATGAGTGGCGTATTTTGCCAGTTCAGCGAAGTGAATTCTATTTTTGTTGCAACGGATGCTCACAAACTTGTACGTTACACCCGTAATGATGCAAAAGCAGGAGCTTCTGCCTCTTTTATCATGCCAAAAAAACCTTTGAATGTTTTAAAAACATTATTAACGGGTGTGGATGATGCAGTAAAAGTTGAGTTCAATAAAACAAATGCTTTATTCAGTTTTGGAAATGTAAATTTAATCTGTCGTTTAATCGACGGAAAATATCCGAATTACGAAGCTGTAATTCCAAAACAAAATCCTAATAAACTAACGGTTGACAGAAGTGCGTTTCTTGGCGCATTAAAACGTGTGAGCGTTTTTTCTAACAAAGCCACTCACCAGATCCGTGTAAAAGTTACCGGCAGTCAATTGCGAGTGAGTGCTGAAGATTTAGACTTCGCTAATGAAGGTCACGAGTTATTGACTTGTACTTATGTGGGTGAAGACATGGAAATAGGTTTCAATTCCCGTTTTCTTGTAGAGATGGTAAGTAACTTAGACTGTGATGAAATCGTTATCGAGATGAGCGCTCCAAACCGTGCAGGTATTATTTTACCGAATAATAAATCAAATCCGGGCGAAGATGTGCTGATGTTAGTAATGCCGGTGATGTTGAATAACTAG
- a CDS encoding AMP nucleosidase — translation MKTKEEIVNNWLPRYTGVPLEAFGKYIILVNFSNYVHMFAKQYGVEVMGQGKAMLSATAENITIINFGMGSASAATVMDLLTAIHPKAVLLLGKCGGLKKKNQIGDLILPIAAIRGEGTSNDYMPPEVPALPAFSLQKAISHTIRVNALDYWTGTIYSTNRRVWEHDEKFKDYLRSLRTMAIDMETATVFTVGFSNGIPTGALMLVTDQPMIAEGVKTEQSDLKVTEDFVNTHLRIGIEALKELQNKGVSVKHLRFE, via the coding sequence ATGAAGACGAAAGAAGAGATTGTAAATAACTGGTTACCACGTTATACAGGCGTTCCCCTGGAGGCATTCGGGAAATATATCATTCTTGTAAACTTTTCGAATTATGTACATATGTTCGCAAAACAATATGGTGTAGAAGTGATGGGACAAGGGAAAGCTATGCTTAGCGCTACAGCCGAAAATATAACCATTATTAATTTTGGCATGGGTAGCGCCAGTGCGGCAACCGTTATGGACCTGCTTACAGCCATTCATCCCAAAGCCGTATTGCTGTTAGGGAAGTGTGGCGGGCTAAAAAAGAAGAACCAGATAGGCGATTTAATATTACCCATAGCAGCCATTCGCGGGGAGGGAACCAGTAACGATTACATGCCCCCGGAAGTGCCGGCGCTTCCGGCCTTCAGTCTTCAGAAAGCCATATCTCATACCATTCGTGTAAACGCGCTTGATTATTGGACGGGAACAATTTACAGCACAAACAGAAGAGTTTGGGAACACGATGAAAAGTTTAAAGATTACCTGAGGAGTTTACGTACTATGGCTATTGATATGGAAACTGCTACTGTTTTTACCGTGGGTTTCAGTAATGGCATTCCTACCGGGGCATTGATGCTTGTTACAGATCAACCGATGATTGCAGAAGGCGTGAAAACCGAACAAAGTGATTTAAAAGTAACGGAAGATTTTGTTAATACACATTTAAGAATTGGTATTGAAGCTTTAAAAGAATTACAAAATAAAGGCGTTTCTGTAAAACATTTACGATTTGAGTAA
- a CDS encoding dehydrogenase → MIIRSKAPLRIGLAGGGTDVSPYSDLYGGAILNATIDLYAYASLEPLTNGTIEFVIDGTEKNFKVKTEKELKLSEGFELFIGVYNRVIKQFNLEPLSFRLTSYIEAPQGSGLGTSSTLVVSMLGAFVEWLNLPLGKYDIAHLAYEIERVDLNMAGGKQDQYAATFGGINYIEFFEKDKVIVNPLQLKPEIIYELENNILLYFTATQRLSANIIREQVKNVNDKNTKSVDAMHNLKEQAHQMKEALLRGELNKIGEILNFGWKNKKDMAQSISNTLIDSIYTMALEHGATGGKISGAGGGGFMFFYCPAVTKIKVAKAIQSLGGNIQPFKFTQQGLVTWKM, encoded by the coding sequence ATGATTATCAGAAGCAAAGCTCCTTTAAGAATTGGTCTGGCCGGCGGCGGAACAGATGTTAGTCCCTATTCTGACCTTTATGGCGGTGCCATCTTAAATGCAACCATCGACCTTTATGCCTATGCTTCTTTAGAACCACTCACTAATGGCACTATTGAGTTTGTTATTGACGGCACCGAAAAAAATTTTAAAGTAAAAACTGAAAAGGAACTTAAACTTAGTGAGGGATTCGAGCTTTTTATCGGCGTGTACAATCGCGTGATCAAACAATTTAATCTTGAGCCTCTTTCCTTCCGTTTAACTTCGTACATCGAGGCGCCCCAGGGATCAGGACTAGGCACCTCATCAACGCTGGTTGTATCAATGCTGGGCGCTTTTGTAGAATGGCTGAATCTTCCTTTAGGTAAATATGATATTGCACATTTAGCGTACGAGATTGAACGTGTAGATCTGAATATGGCAGGTGGTAAACAAGACCAGTACGCTGCAACATTTGGGGGAATAAATTATATTGAATTTTTTGAAAAAGATAAGGTCATTGTAAATCCTTTACAACTGAAACCAGAGATCATTTACGAACTGGAAAACAATATTCTTCTCTATTTTACGGCTACACAAAGGCTTTCGGCCAACATTATCCGCGAACAGGTAAAAAACGTAAACGATAAAAACACTAAAAGTGTAGATGCCATGCACAATTTAAAGGAGCAGGCGCATCAAATGAAAGAAGCCCTCCTTCGCGGAGAACTAAATAAGATCGGTGAAATTTTAAATTTCGGCTGGAAAAATAAAAAAGATATGGCCCAAAGTATTTCCAATACTTTAATTGATTCTATCTATACCATGGCTCTTGAACATGGCGCTACCGGAGGGAAGATCTCGGGCGCAGGTGGTGGTGGCTTTATGTTTTTTTATTGTCCCGCTGTTACTAAAATAAAAGTGGCAAAAGCCATTCAATCACTTGGTGGAAACATTCAGCCGTTCAAATTTACACAACAAGGTCTGGTTACCTGGAAGATGTGA
- a CDS encoding phosphoribosylaminoimidazolesuccinocarboxamide synthase — translation MATTTLDKTDFKLPGQSAYYKGKVRDVYTINNDILVMIASDRISAFDVVLPRGIPYKGQVLNQIAEQFLKATSDIVPNWLISTPHPNVSIGRMCQPFKVEMVVRGYLAGHAARTYASGLRTLCGVTLPEGLIENDKLPQPIITPTTKASEGHDEDISKEEIIKQGIVSKEHYEQLEKYTLALYARGQEIANKMGLILVDTKYEFGLFQNEIVLMDEIHTPDSSRYFYQEGYQERQKKGEEQKQLSKEFVRRWLIENGFQGKEGQTIPAMSDEWVTEISDRYIELYEKVTGKSFIKSDYSNIQKDVEAAILKGLSAL, via the coding sequence ATGGCAACGACTACACTCGATAAAACAGATTTTAAACTTCCCGGACAAAGCGCTTATTACAAAGGAAAGGTGCGCGATGTATACACAATTAATAACGACATTCTGGTAATGATCGCAAGCGACCGCATCAGTGCATTCGATGTGGTGCTGCCAAGAGGAATTCCTTACAAAGGGCAAGTGTTGAACCAGATCGCCGAACAGTTTTTAAAAGCAACAAGCGACATTGTTCCTAACTGGTTAATTTCTACACCGCATCCAAATGTGAGTATCGGCCGTATGTGCCAACCTTTTAAAGTTGAGATGGTTGTACGCGGATATCTCGCGGGGCACGCTGCCAGAACTTATGCCAGTGGCCTGAGAACTTTATGCGGTGTAACTTTGCCGGAAGGTCTTATTGAAAACGACAAATTGCCGCAGCCCATCATTACTCCTACTACCAAAGCTTCCGAAGGACATGATGAAGATATCAGCAAAGAAGAAATTATTAAACAGGGCATCGTAAGCAAAGAACATTACGAGCAACTTGAAAAATACACACTTGCTTTGTATGCTCGTGGACAGGAAATTGCAAACAAAATGGGGTTGATTCTTGTAGATACCAAATACGAATTTGGTCTTTTTCAAAATGAGATTGTTTTGATGGACGAAATCCATACACCTGATTCTTCCCGCTATTTTTATCAAGAAGGATATCAGGAGCGTCAGAAAAAAGGAGAAGAACAAAAACAACTCAGTAAAGAATTTGTACGACGCTGGCTGATCGAGAATGGCTTCCAGGGCAAAGAAGGACAAACTATTCCTGCCATGAGTGATGAATGGGTAACTGAAATCAGTGACCGCTACATTGAGCTTTATGAAAAAGTTACCGGAAAATCTTTTATAAAATCAGACTACAGCAACATTCAAAAAGACGTTGAAGCGGCCATTCTAAAAGGCCTTTCAGCATTATAG
- a CDS encoding amidophosphoribosyltransferase yields MSDIIHHECGVALIRLLKPLDYYKTKYGSTRYGLHKLYQLMEKMINRGQDGAGVATIKLDVPAGTTYLDRMRSIKPKATQDIFGHINNNFIEAQKNSPDLYKNAQWQKENIPFMGELLLGHLRYGTFGKNNVAACHPFKRQNNWMSRNLVVAGNFNLTNVDELFTHLLELGQHPVQKADTVTVMEKIGHFLDKENDKLFKKFKEQNDKNYEISKLIQANIDVASILRESSKKWDGGYVMCGMIGHGDAFVLRDPNGIRPAYFYQDDEVIVVASERPVIQTVFNVPFEKVNEVKPGHALIIKKNGTLTEEEIIQPEKKLACSFERIYFSRGNDKDIYKERISLGKNLTQAVLKSVGHDLENTVFSYIPNTAEVAFGGLVEGLNDYSNNWKREEILKLNNKFTEAQLKKILDTKPRVDKVVLKDAKQRTFITDDESRDSLVNLIYDVTYGTVKKGVDNLVVLDDSIVRGTTLKQSILKILDRLEPKKIVVVSSAPQIRYPDCYGIDMAVLKKFVAFEATIALLKEGGKENFIQEVYERTKIELEKPKEEQINMVKEIYNSFSDEQISKKIADLIKPKDLKADFELIYQTIDGLHTACPENAGDWYFSGNFPTPGGNKVSNQAFVNYIEGNNKRAY; encoded by the coding sequence ATGAGCGATATTATTCATCACGAGTGCGGTGTTGCACTCATCAGGTTATTAAAACCTTTAGATTATTATAAAACTAAATATGGTTCTACCAGGTATGGTTTGCACAAGCTTTACCAGCTTATGGAAAAAATGATCAACCGTGGTCAGGATGGCGCCGGAGTTGCTACCATCAAACTTGATGTACCCGCCGGAACGACTTACCTTGACCGCATGCGTTCTATTAAACCCAAAGCAACGCAAGACATTTTCGGGCACATTAATAATAATTTTATAGAGGCGCAGAAAAACTCACCTGATCTTTATAAAAATGCCCAGTGGCAAAAAGAGAATATCCCTTTTATGGGTGAGCTTCTGCTGGGTCATTTACGTTACGGTACTTTTGGAAAAAATAATGTAGCGGCCTGTCATCCTTTTAAACGTCAGAATAATTGGATGAGCCGTAATCTGGTTGTTGCAGGAAATTTTAATCTTACTAACGTAGATGAACTTTTTACGCATTTATTAGAACTTGGTCAGCACCCGGTTCAAAAAGCGGATACTGTTACGGTAATGGAAAAAATCGGTCACTTTCTCGACAAAGAAAATGACAAGCTTTTCAAAAAATTCAAAGAACAAAACGATAAAAATTACGAGATCAGCAAACTCATTCAGGCCAACATAGACGTAGCGTCAATTTTAAGAGAAAGTAGTAAAAAATGGGATGGCGGTTATGTTATGTGCGGAATGATCGGACATGGTGACGCGTTTGTTCTACGCGATCCTAACGGTATACGCCCAGCCTATTTTTACCAGGATGATGAAGTGATTGTAGTGGCAAGCGAACGCCCCGTTATACAAACTGTTTTTAATGTTCCTTTCGAAAAAGTGAATGAAGTAAAACCAGGGCATGCACTCATTATTAAAAAGAATGGTACTTTAACCGAGGAAGAAATTATTCAGCCTGAAAAAAAATTAGCTTGTTCCTTCGAACGTATTTATTTTAGCCGTGGTAACGATAAAGACATCTACAAAGAACGTATTTCACTGGGAAAAAATTTAACACAGGCCGTTCTTAAATCCGTTGGTCACGATCTTGAAAATACGGTTTTCAGTTATATTCCAAATACTGCTGAAGTGGCATTTGGCGGACTCGTAGAAGGACTTAACGATTATTCCAATAATTGGAAACGCGAAGAAATTCTGAAACTCAATAACAAGTTTACCGAGGCTCAGCTTAAAAAAATACTAGACACAAAACCACGCGTTGATAAAGTAGTTTTAAAAGATGCCAAACAGCGTACTTTTATAACCGATGATGAAAGCCGCGATAGTCTTGTAAATTTAATTTACGACGTTACTTACGGAACGGTGAAAAAAGGGGTTGACAATTTAGTTGTGCTCGACGACAGTATTGTTCGGGGTACCACTTTAAAACAGAGCATTTTAAAAATATTAGACCGGCTCGAACCAAAGAAAATTGTGGTAGTGAGCTCTGCACCGCAGATTCGTTACCCTGATTGTTACGGTATTGATATGGCAGTGCTTAAAAAGTTTGTTGCCTTTGAAGCCACTATTGCGCTTTTAAAAGAAGGTGGAAAAGAGAACTTCATTCAGGAGGTATATGAGCGCACTAAAATTGAGCTTGAAAAACCAAAAGAAGAACAGATAAACATGGTAAAGGAAATCTACAATTCTTTTAGCGATGAGCAGATTTCTAAAAAAATTGCTGATCTGATTAAACCGAAAGATTTGAAAGCTGATTTTGAGTTAATCTATCAAACCATTGACGGCTTGCATACTGCATGTCCCGAAAATGCCGGCGATTGGTATTTCAGTGGCAACTTCCCCACTCCGGGTGGAAACAAAGTTAGTAACCAGGCTTTCGTAAATTACATAGAAGGAAACAATAAGCGAGCTTATTAG
- a CDS encoding YajQ family cyclic di-GMP-binding protein produces the protein MPSFDIASKLDAQLLDNAVNVAKKDILNRWDFRDSKSTIELNKKDLLINIATENDMRLDAIIDAIHSRMIKQGLDPRGLDESKEHYPSGPLIKKDIKVRQGIEKEASKKILKDIKDSKIKVTAQIMDDIIRVSAKKIDDLQEVIALCRRGDYEIPLQFINMK, from the coding sequence ATGCCTTCATTTGATATAGCCAGTAAACTCGACGCGCAATTATTAGATAATGCCGTAAATGTAGCGAAAAAAGACATTTTAAACCGGTGGGATTTCAGAGATAGTAAAAGCACGATTGAATTAAACAAAAAAGACCTGCTTATAAATATCGCTACTGAAAATGACATGCGCCTCGATGCTATAATCGACGCCATCCATTCCCGTATGATCAAACAGGGCCTCGATCCTCGCGGCTTGGACGAAAGCAAGGAACATTATCCAAGTGGCCCGCTAATTAAAAAAGACATTAAAGTAAGACAAGGTATTGAGAAAGAGGCTTCCAAGAAAATATTGAAAGACATTAAAGACAGTAAAATAAAAGTTACCGCTCAAATAATGGATGACATTATTCGTGTAAGTGCTAAAAAAATTGATGATCTGCAGGAAGTTATAGCCCTTTGTAGAAGGGGTGATTATGAAATTCCGCTTCAGTTTATTAACATGAAATAA